In the genome of Thermodesulfobacteriota bacterium, the window CTCAGAAATCGCCCCTCCGCATCGACGTATTGGAGGGGGATCTGGAGCCGGTGGTGGAAGAGATGGAGAATCTCCTCCGGTTCATTTCGCCGGAGGAGCCCGTTGTTGATGAAGATACATTTCAACCGGTCTCCGATCACCCGGTGGAGGAGGACGGCCACCACCGTCGAATCGACCCCACCGCTGACGGCACAGATCACCTTTCCGGAGCGGAGCCTCTTCTTCAAGGTCTCCGTGGTGCGTTCCAGGAATGAACGCATGTCCCAGAGGGGCTGGCAACGGCAGATATCGAAGAAGAAATGGCGGAGCACCTCCATGCCCCTTCGGGTATGGACCACCTCCGGGTGGAATTGGATGCCGTAGATCCCCCGGCGGGGATCTTCGATGGCCACGAAAGGGGTGTTGCGAGAATGGGCAAGGGCATGGAAGCCTGGAGGAAGCTTTCGGATCTGGTCTCCGTGGCTCATCCAGACCTGGAGGATATCCCCCTTCTTTCCCACCCCTTTCAAGAGGCTTCCGGGTTGATCGATGACCACCCTCACGTTTCCATACTCTCTTTTTTCCGAGGGTTCGACCTCTCCCCCGAAGAGCTGAGCGATCAACTGCATCCCATAGCAGATCCCGAGGACCGGGATGCCCAATTGGAAAAGGTCAGGGGAACAGACGGGTGCCCCGGGCTCGTAGACGCTGGAGGGGCCACCCGAAAGAACGATGCCTTTGGGAGAGAGCTGCTTGATTTTTATCAGAGGGAGATGGTAAGGGTGAACCTCGCAATAGATTCGACATTCTCGCACGCGTCTGGCGATCAGCTGGGTATATTGAGAACCGAAGTCGAGGATGAGAATGGAATCCATCTCGAAGATCGCTCCCTCAAAGGCATCTCTGATTGGCCCTTTGGAGGCCCTTCAGAGGCATTGAAATGCCGAAAGGGACTTCCCCCTCGGAACGTCCCTCTCGGAAAAAGATCCCCCCATCGAACAAGATCAGGGTTTCAGCTGATATCTTCCCTCCTTCACCTCGTACTGGTAGGCCACTCCCTTTCGGTAGAAGAGATCGCCGGGTCGAAGGAGATCGGCCGCCACCAGCTCTTCCAGTTTCTGAGGGTACGAGCCCTTTTCCAGGTAAAAGATCTCCAGGGCCATCTTGATCCGTTCGACCTGGGCTCGATGGACATAGAGGGCCGGGGCTCCGAAGTTCAGCCGCTCGATCTTGGAATGCCATAGGAAGTCCAGAAAATCGGGTTTAAAATAGAATAGGACCAAGAAGACCGATCCGAAGAAGACGCCATAATAGACGAAGGCCAGGGCCTGCCGGAAGGGGATCTGTCCCACCTTTTTGAGGAGGCTCGGCGCTCGGACCCCCACCTCTTCGATAAATCCCATCTCCTTGAGCCCAACCAGAATCTCGCTGGCATTAAACCGCCCCAAAAGGGAGCGGTCGATGATCTCCTGGACCGTCCTCTGGCCGTCCACCAGATTGAGGATCAACTCCTGCTCCGAGGTCAGTTTCTGTTTCATCAAGCCTTGAGGAGGGAGGACCTCCATCATCTTCTCCTCCGCCCTCGGAACTTTCCGGAAGACGAGATAGGGCGAGTAGATCTTCTTTTCGATTTCCGACCATTCGTCCACCATCCGGAGGATGTTCAGGAGAACCTGCTCCGTGCTCAGGGCAAAGGGGATCTTCTTGTAACTTTCGACCAATTTGAGATCAAAGTTGAACGTCCCGTCCTCCCACCAGAAGAGGTCATAGATCGTCTCGTAAATTTGCGTGGTGATCACCTTCAGGATATCCTCCTTGGACAGGAGGCCGAGCTCCACCAGGATCTCCCCGAGATATTTGAGGGTCTCCTTCTGAATTCTCAGGACCCTCTCCAACTGCTCCTCCGTGATCAGCTGGGCCTTGACCAGGATCTCTCCGATGAGGTCCTTCTTTCCCCGGTAGTTCGAATAGACATGGACGATCATCCCGTCGACGAAGGAAATCTCCACCAGGTTGTTCCCCCGGCGGATCTTGAGAACGCCCGTCTTCAACTGTTGACCGATCAGCTGGATGACTTCGGTGATGCTGAAATCTTTTAGCGTTCCTTGAAGGGCCATGAGGGCCTCCCTCCTACGATTCGGGGATCTCGAATTCCGGTTGTTGCCTGGCCTCCCGCCGGTAGGAGAGCAGATAGAAGATCACGAAGAGTCCTCCCCAGAGGAGGCCGCTCCAGGAGAGCGGCGACCCAAGGCCAACCCCCGGAACCAACCCGATCCACTGGAGAAATTTTAAGAGGAAGATAAAATGGAGGGAGAGCAGGAGGAGGGCCGGCAGGGGATAACCCCTCCAGAGGTCACCGAACCCGACAAAGACGAAAGAGAGAACCCTCGCGGCCAATCGATTCTGTTTTTGGAAGGCCATGGCCTGGAGCCTCTTCTTCTCCATCATTTTGGGGTGAAGCTTCTCCTTCTGGACGAAGAGGCGATAGCAGTTGAAGCAGACGAAGGACTGCTCTTTGCTCTCCCAGTTTCCCAGGTAGAATCGATGGGTGGCAACCCCGCACATTGGACACCGGGTGAGAAAACGCTTCGCCCGGGTGTACCTCGTCATGGCGATGAGAAAGGCCAGAAAAAGGATGGGGGCCAGAAAGGGGAGGACGGAAGGGACCTTCTCGAACCATGCCTTGAAGAGACGGTAGAGAAAACCCTCTTTCCCCACATACTCTTCCCAGAACTTGGCCCATAAATGGGAAGGGCCGAGGACCTCGTCGACCACGAACCGATTCATATTCGTGGGTTCTATGGTAGAATAAAACTGGACCAAGTCGGGATCCAATTGTCTGGCCTTCTGGAAGGCCTTATCCGATCTCCCGGAGAGAAACGTCTCCATCGAGTAAGCCCGATAAAGATTGTAGTAATAGGACCCCTTTTTGGGATCGAGTTCGATGGCCCGCTGGTAGGCCGCGATCGCTTGCTGAACTTGCTTCTGGGCCAGGTAGACATTGCCGAGGTTGGAATGGGCCTCGCTCATTTCAGGGTCCCGTTCGATGGCCCTCCGGTAGAATTGTTCCGCCTGCGGGTACCTTCCCATCCTCTTCTCGATCAGGCCGAGGGTAAAGAGGACCTTTGGGTCTTCGGAGTTGGAGGACTGCCAGGCCCTCAACTTCTCTTCGGTCCCCCGATCCCAGTTTTCATGGTTTCCCTCGTTGACCTCCAAGAGGAGGTCCATGGCCGGCCCGTTCAGATAGGAAGAGGAGGTGCGGAGGAAGAAAGGGAGGTAGACGAGAAAGATGAGGAAAAGGACGAGAAAGGGCCTTTCTCGCGCGGAAAGATATCCCCACAGAAGGATCGACCAGTAGAGGAGGGCCCAGCTCACTTCCATCCTGAGAAAGAAGGGGATGAAGAGGACGATGATCTTCAGGCCGTTGAGGACGAGATTGGAAAGCTCTTGGGAAAGGTTCCTCCGGATATCGGCGGCATAGAGAGGGAAATACTTCCAGAGGAGGACGATGCCGAAGAGGAGGAAGGCCATGAGGATGGCATGGGCGATGAGGGAGAAGGCATGATAGGCGAACTGGAAGGAGGCCGGGAAATTCCTCGTCTTTGCCCGGAGGCCCCTCCAGGCTTCCAGAAGGGCCTCGTGGATAGCAAAGGGCCGGTGTTTAAACCGGGCCCGGGCCAGCTCGAAATAAGGTTGGGGGAGGTCCGGTGAGAGTTTGCTGGCATAAGTGGCCAATTCGACCGCCTTGGACAGATTGCCCTGCCTTCGCTCCTGGCCGGCCAGCCTCGTGAGGTAGAGGGAAAACGTCGTCAGATTTCGAACCCCTCGATCCAGTTTCCATTGATAAACCTGGTCCAACTCCCTTTTGCCCAGGGAGCCGCCTTTCGAGGCCCCTGTCTTCGAAGGCCCCCATCCCATCTCTTTCAGATTGAGGATGGGCTCGGCCGATGTGGAACTCTCGGCCGCAAAGAAGGCTCGGGACAAGGGGATGGTCTCTTCTTTGAAAAAAGGGCCGAGGGCATAGAAGAGCGTGGCCAATAGGATGAAGAGAAGCAGAAGGATCCTTTTCAATCTCCTGTCCTTTCCTTCCTCAACCCGATCATCTCCCCAGAGCTATTCCAGCCGATAATTCGGGGCCTCTTTGGTGATGATGACATCATGGACGTGACTCTCTCTCAACCCCGAAGACGTGATCCGGATGAATCTGCCCTTCTGCTGAAGCTCCTCGATGTTCCTCGCCCCGAGATATCCCATGCCCGCCTTGAGCCCTCCGACGAGTTGATGGATGCAGAAGGAGAGGGCCCCGCGATAGGGCACCCGGCCCTCGATCCCTTCCGGGACCAGCTTGGTCTCGCTCTCCACTTCCTCCTGCATGTACCGATCCTTGCTCCCCTCCTTCATCGCCTCCAGCGATCCCATGCCCCGGTAGACCTTGTAACTTCGCCCTTGATAGAGCACGATCTCTCCGGGGCTTTCATCAGTCCCGGCGAAGAGGTTCCCGATCATCACCGAATGAGCGCCGGCGGCCAGGGCCTTCGTGATATCCCCGGAATATTTGATCCCTCCATCGGCGATGATCGGAACGCCATACTTTTTGGAAATCTCGCTCACCTCCAGGATGGCCGAAAGCTGCGGGACCCCCACACCAGCCACGATCCGAGTGGTGCAGATCGACCCGGGTCCGACCCCCACCTTCACCCCGTCCACGCCCGCCTTGATCAGGTCGATCATGGCCTCTTTGGTCGCGATATTGCCGCCGATCAGCTGGCAACGGGGGAAGTTCTTCTTCGTGTCCCGGATGGCCTCCAGGACATCTTTCGTGTGGCCGTGGGCCGTATCGATGACCAGGACGTCGAGCCCTGCCTGGAGAAGGGCCTCCGTCCTCTTCTCTCGATCCTTTCCCGTGCCGATGGCGGCCCCGACCCGTAGCCGACCATGGGCATCTTTACAGGAGTTGGGGTATTTTCGCATCTTTTCGATGTCCTTGATGGTGATGAGGCCCCTCAGATTATTATGCTCGTCCACCACCAGAAGCTTCTCGATCCTGTTCTTGTGGAGGATCTCCTTGGCCTGTTCGAGCGTCGTCCCCACGGGTGCGGTGATGAGCCGGTCACGGGTCATCACCGTGGAGATCTTCTCGTCCAGCCTCTTTTCGAACCGGAGGTCGCGGTTGGTCAGAATCCCCACGAGCTTTCCCTCCTTGGTGATGGGAACGCCCGAGATCCGGTAGGTCTTCATCACCTCGAGGGCCTCGTAGATCTTTTGATCGGGATGCATGGTGATGGGGTTGAGGATCATCCCGCTCTCCGACTTCTTCACCTTGTCGACCTCTCTGGCCTGATCGGCGATGGAGAGATTCCGGTGGATGATCCCGATGCCGCCCTCCTGGGCCATGGCGATGGCCGTCCTGGCCTCGGTCACCGTATCCATGGCCGCGCTCACAAGGGGGATGTTGAGTCGGATCTCCCTCGTCAATTGGGTGCTCACATCCACATCTTTGGGCAGGACCTCGGAATAGTTGGGAACCAGAAGGACGTCGTCGAACGTGAGGTACTCCGGAAATTCCTTCCGATGGGGTTCCATCTGCGCTCTTCTCCTTTTCGAAGACGTACTCTCATATATCAGACGCCATCCGCTTTGTCAACCAGAGGCCACCGATCCGAAAATGGGGGCGCAGGGACTCCTCCTTCATCTTCCCATGAGCAAGAGGAGGTTGGCTTTGCGAGGGGGTCGCTCCACCAGGAGGATCGGATCTCCCTTAATTTGTTAGAGAGGGCCCGATAAAACGGTTCGAGGCTCTCCGGCTTCAACGCCGAGATCGAGACGGCGTCGTAGCGCCTGCAGAGGGCCTTCACCTCTTCCGGGTCGAGTTTGTCCTCTTTGTTCAACACGAGGAGCCTTGGAATCCCACCCAGCCCCAGGTCTTCGAGGATCCTCTCGACCGCCTCGATCTGCTCTTCGAGCCTCGGGCTGCTGATATCGGCCAGGTGGATCAAAAGATCCGACTCCCGAAGCTCATCGAAGGTGGGTCGGAAGGCACCCATCAGGTCCTTCGGCAGGTCCTTGATGAAGCCGACCGTATCCGTGATCACCACCTCGGTCTCTCCGTCCTCGAACAGAACGGCTTTCTTCCTTCGAATCCTTCTCGTTGCCGTGTCGAGGGTGGCGAAGAGTTTATCCTCCATGTCGAACTGGCTTTCGGTGAGGAGATTGAAAAGGGTCGATTTGCCTACATTGGTATATCCCACGATGGAGAAGATGGGAACGCCGCTACGCCTTCGAAGCGCCCGCCTCTGGGCACGCTGCCGGCTCAGGGCCTCCAGCTCCTTCTCCAGGAGATGGATCCGATCCCTTGCCCTCCGCCGGTCGATCTCGAGCTTGGTCTCTCCAGGGCCTCGGCCGCCGATCCCTCCGGTCAATCGCGAAAGGGCCAAGGTCTTTCGGCCGAGCCTGGGGAGGAGGTATTTGAGCTGGGCCAGCTCCACCTGCGTCTTTCCCTCCCGGGTCTTGGCCCTTTGGGCAAAGATATCGAGGATGAGCTGGGTGCGGTCGATCACCCTCAGCTCCGTCAGGTCCGAGATCGTAACCATCTGGCCGGGGGTGAGGTTCTGGTCGAAGATGATCAAATCGACACCGGTTTGCATGCATTTCAGGACAAGCTCCCTCAGCTTGCCCTCGCCCATCAGCGTGGAGGTCGAAAACGTCTGGGGCCTCTGGATGATCGCATCGATCACCTGAAGGCCACTCGATTCAGCAAGGGCCTTTAACTCCTCCAGGGACTGTTCGATCGCTTCCCTTCTGGCTCGGCTCACCGAAACGAGAATGGCCTTGTCCTTCGTCTCCCGGGTCGAAAAGGCCCTCTGGCCCTTCTGAAATTGATCCTCGAGAGACTGAATCCATTTCAGGAAGTCGAGATCCAGCTGCCTTAGGGGAGAAGGGGGGGGAACCTCGAAGGCCTTCTTCTCGGGATTGTCCGGAAGCAGATGGGCCAAATGAACCCTCTCCTCCCCCTTTCGGAGATCGGTTGAAAGGGCGACCATCATATCGAGCCTGAGAAGGGCCAGGTCGGTGAAATCCTCCTCGCTGAGAGGCTCCCCTTGCAGATGGGTATGGATGAGCCTCAAGCCCCTCAACCTCGGGATTCCGATGCGATATCGCGAAAGGTCTGGGATGGTGATGCCTCGATGGTCTCCGATCATCACCATCTCGACGATCCCCTTTCGGCTTACGAGAATGCCGATCTGTCGTCGGATTTCGTTCGAGAGGTCGAGCAGGAGGCGGGCCGTTTCAAGGGTCACGACCCTTTGCGGCGGGATCCTTCTCCGGTAGATATGTTCGATCCTTCGGATCTGGCTGGGTTTTAAACCGACCGTGTTCCCGAAGACCTTGGGAATAGGCGCTTCCTCCGTTTCCAATTTTAATATGCCTTCGGAATCAAGTCAATCTTTCCCCCACCGCCTCCCACCTCGGTGATCGACACAGAGAGGTCGAGGAACTGTTCAAGAACCCAGAGGTTCGTCCTCAGGTGATCGGTCACCCGGGTGGTAATCAGGGTCGATCTTTCGGAACAGAAGGCCATAAAAGGGACGATCTGATCGGCCAGGTGGGGATCGGCGGTTCCCTCGGAGCCTAAATAATCTTTCAACTCCCCGACCGCCTCGTCGGCCACCTCCTCTGCCCTCTTCCCCTTTCTTCCAAGACCCGAAAAGCCGGCCTTGATCCCCTCGAATTCGCAAACGAGAAACAGAAAAGAGCCCTGGCCAGGGGACGGCACGTCCGATCGGACCTCGATTTCGGCCTTAAAACCCAATTCTTCCGCTAACCGGGCAAGGGCCCTTCCTCTTTGGCGTTCAGCCACATGGGCGGGTAGGTGGGAGGAGGCTGAAAGCCCATAAATCCTCCTCAGCGAACCCCGATCCGTCAAAGAGAGGGGGGTTAAGGAGGAGGCCGGATGGACCTTCACATCGACCTCTCCTCCCCCTTTTGGATACCAGCCCCAACGTTCGATCCTCGCATCAACCCCGATCCCCATCTTCCTGAGCAGGGGGAAAAGGATCTCCGTCAGATAGTGAAAGGGAGGGCTCCAGGCAACATGCGTCCCGCCCCTTAGCTTTAAGAAGGAATCTCCTTGGCAAAGGCAGAGGGGAAGGAGGAGCGATTGGAGCAGAAGGGTCACCGATCCCGCTGTCCCGATATCGAACTGATAATGGCCCGGGGTGATCTCGCCGGGGATGAAAACGATCCGGTCGGAGCCGATCTTGACCCCTTCGGTCTTTCCGCGGGTGATCTCCGCCAAGGCCTCGATGCCCTTGAGGTGTTGGGCTTGAAGACCCGGGTTCTTCCGGCCGGCTCGAATCCTGAAAACGGTCACCGGTCGGTTCAAGATCGCAGAACAGGCCAGGGCCGTTCTCAGGATCTGACCTCCCCCTTCCCCATATGCGCCATCGATCTCGACCATCCCCTCAGGACGCATCGCTTTCCCCCACTGCAATGGTTAGGACAGGCTTCCCCTCCCGTCCGAAAACATTTTAAAGACCTTTTCCCAAATTTCAAATTTTGTGTTAATAAAATTTCATCCCACGTCTTCCTGCCCTGACGGAGAAGAGACATGGCGGAATTGGTCATCGTAGGCTCGGGTACGGGAATCCCTTCCTTGAGGAGGGCCTCGCCTTGCCTCCTCTTGCTCTCAAAAACGCTCAGGATCCTGATCGACACCGGCCCGGGCTCGCTCAGGCGGTTGCTCGAGGTTGGGGTCACCTACCAGGACATCGACCTCCTCCTTTACACCCACCTCCATCCCGATCACACAGCCGACCTGGTTCCGATCCTCTTCGCCTGCAAATACGGGGAGTCCCCCCGTGTGAAAGACTTGACCCTCTTCGGCGGTCCAGGCCTCAAGACGTTCTTCGAGAAATTAGAGGAGCTCTACCATCCTTGGATCTCTCCTCAGACCTACCGTCTGAAGATCAAAGAGGCCTCCTCCCAACCCTTTTCCATCGGAGGGATGAAGATCCTTTCGGCGCCCATGGCCCATCTTCCGGGGAGCCTCGGCTATCGATTCGAATGGGACGATGGAAAGGCGCTCGTCATCTCCGGCGACACGGACTACTGCGAAAGCCTCATCCGCCTGGCCTCGAAGGCCGATCTGCTCGTCCTCGAATGTTCCTTCCCCGACGAGAAGAAGGTCAACGGCCACCTCACCCCCTCCCTCGCTGGCAGGATCGCCAGGGAGTCCGGCTCCAGGCGGCTCCTCCTCACCCATCTCTATCCCATCTGCGACCAGCACGATATCTTGACCCCATGCCGAAGGGAATTTCCGGGCGAGGTCTTTCTTGCGGAAGACCTCCAGAGGTTCACCCTGTAGGGATTGACCAACCATTTGACAAGGCAAGGGGGTTTAAGGTATTCTCTCAACAGAGGGCGTGATGAGATTGAAACGACTTCTTCGGGTGATGATTCCCGTTTTATTGCTCCTCTTCGGGGCCTTCAAGGACCTCGGGGTCGAGGCTCAGGAGAAGGCCCCTGTCTTTGTCATCGAGGTCGACGGGATCATCAACCCCGCGACGTCCAAGTTCATTGTCGAGTCGATCGACCAGGCCGTCGAAAAAGGGGGACAATGCCTCATCATCCAGCTCGATACCCCGGGCGGACTGATGGAGTCGATGCGCCTCATCGTCAAAAAGATCATGACCTCGCCCATCCCGGTCATCGTCTACGTCTCGCCGAGCGGAGGGAGGGCGGCCTCCGCAGGCGTCTTCATCACGATGGCTGCCCATATCGCGGTCATGGCCCCCGGCACCCACATCGGGGCCGCCCATCCCGTCTCGTTAGGGGAAGGGAAGGAGAGCAAGGCCATGAGCGAAAAGATCGTCAACGATACGGTTTCCTATATCAAGACGATCGCCAAGACCAGGAACAGGAATGCGGATTGGGGGGAAAAGGCGGTCCGAAAAAGCGTCTCCATCACCGAGGAGGAGGCCCTCAAGCTGAATGTGATCGACCTCATCAGCCCCGATCTCCAAGACCTCCTGGCCAAGATCGACGGAAAGGTCATCCGATTCGATGGCGTGACCCGGACCCTCATGACCAAGGGGATCAGACCCAGACCTCTCCAGATGAGCTGGCGGTATCGATTCCTCGATATCATCTCCAACCCTTCCATCGCCTACATCCTTCTGATGCTCGGGATCTATGGCATCTTCTTCGAACTGTCCAACCCCGGATCGATCCTTCCGGGGGTGGTCGGGGGCATCTTTCTCATCCTGGCCTTCTATGCCCTCCAGATGCTGCCGATCAGCTATGCGGGCCTGGCCCTCATCCTCTTCGCCATCATCCTTTTCATCGCGGAGATCAAAGTGGTGAGCCACGGCCTGTTGTCGGTAGCGGGGATCATCTCGCTCTTTCTGGGCTCCCTGATGTTGATCGAATCGCCCACCGATTACATGAGGATCTCGCTGAGCGTCATCATCCCTGCCGTGGCGGTCAGCGGAGGGTTTTTCATCTTCGCCGTCACCAAAGCGATCAAAGCCCGCCTGACCAAACCGACCACGGGGAAAGAAGGGATCATCGGGGAGACAGGGGTTACGGTCACCCCTCTCACCCCTGAGGGAAAAGTGGCCATCCACGGGGAGTTCTGGAAGGCCGAATCGGAGGAGCCCATCGAGGCGGGTGAAAAGGTTCAGGTCGTCGGCATCGACAATCTCGTGCTGAAGGTCAAAAAACTCTAAAAGGAGGAGAGTCCATGGGGAGCGTGCCAGGATTGCCGTCGGGATTGTTCTTTCTCATCGTCTTTCTGGTGATCTTAGCGGCCTCGGCCATCAAGATCCTCAGGGAGTATGAACGGGGCGTCGTCTTCCGTCTCGGTCGGCTGATCGGCGCCAAGGGGCCGGGGTTGATCTTCATCATTCCCGGGATCGATAAAATGATCAAGGTAAGCCTCCGAACGGTGACGCTCGACATCCCACCTCAGGACGTCATCACCCGGGACAACATCTCCATCAAGGTCAATGCCGTGGTCTACTTCCGGGTGATCGATCCCAACCGGGCGGTCACCGAGGTCGAAAACTACCTCTATGCCACCTCCCAGCTGGCCCAGACCACACTTAGGAGCATCGTGGGACAGTTCGAACTGGACGACCTCCTCTCGCGACGGGACAAGATCAACATCCAACTTCAGGAGATCCTGGATTCCCATACCGATCCCTGGGGCATCAAGGTCTCCTTGGTGGAAACCAAGGGGGTAGACCTCCCCGAGGAGATGCGAAGGGCCATTGCCCGTCAGGCGGAGGCGGAGAGGGAGAGAAGGGCGAAGATCATCCATGCCGATGGCGAGTACCAAGCCGCTGAAAAATTGGCCCAGGCAGCCAATGTGATCGGCGCCAACCCCGCCGCGCTCCAATTGAGGTTTCTCCAGACCCTGACCGAGGTGGCCACCGAGAAAAACTCCACCACCATCTTTCCGGTCCCCATTGACCTTCTGAAACCCTTCCTTGAAAAGAAGTAGAAAGGGGGGCGATTCAAGGATCGCCCCCGCCTCTTCTATTTTCCAATGCCCAGTCCACCTTGCTCCAGATCCCGTGGAGGATCCGGACCTCCCGTTCGTCCAGCTTGCTCCTGCCGAAGAGGCGTCTCAGGGTCCTCATCATCCGTTTTGGATGCTTCGGATCCAAGAAGCCGATCCGAATCAGGGTGTGCTCCATGTGGGAAAAGAGTCGTTCCAATTGCTCCGAGGTGGCCAGAGAGGGAGGGGGTCTCCGAAACGTCCCCGACCATTGAAAGAGTTCGTAACAAAAGATCGCCACGGCATGGGAGAGGTTGAGGGAGGGAAACGATTCAGAGGAAGGGATCCTGGCGAAGAGATGGCAGAGGGAGAGCTCTTCGTTGGTCAGCCCCTCCCGTTCAGAGCCGAATACAATTCCGATCAAGTTCCTCTGGGAAAGCGGAGCCAGACGCTTGGCCAGCTGTCCGGGACTTAAAAGGGGCGTCCTCTCTTTCCCCTCCCGGCAGGTGGTCCCCACCACACAAGCCATCCCTGAGATCGCCTCCCCCAAGTCGGGAAATTCCTCGGCCCTCTCTAAGATCTCCTCGGCACCCGAGGCCAATTTAAAGGCATTCCGATGGAGGGGGGAGGCCCCGTTGACAATGGCCAGCCGGCTGAGCCCCATATTCTTCATCGCCCTGGCCACGGAGCCGATGTTCTCAGGAAATCTTGGCCTCACCAGGACGAGGGTGATTTGGTCAAGCACGATTCGCTGCCCCATCCTTCAACACCCGAGGGTCCGGATGGTCTTGACTATCCCCCTTTTTTATCTTAATTTCAAGCCCTGATCTTCATCTCATTGAAGAGAGGGCTTTCGATCCATGGAGGTTCCCTTTTTCGAT includes:
- a CDS encoding nodulation protein NfeD → MRLKRLLRVMIPVLLLLFGAFKDLGVEAQEKAPVFVIEVDGIINPATSKFIVESIDQAVEKGGQCLIIQLDTPGGLMESMRLIVKKIMTSPIPVIVYVSPSGGRAASAGVFITMAAHIAVMAPGTHIGAAHPVSLGEGKESKAMSEKIVNDTVSYIKTIAKTRNRNADWGEKAVRKSVSITEEEALKLNVIDLISPDLQDLLAKIDGKVIRFDGVTRTLMTKGIRPRPLQMSWRYRFLDIISNPSIAYILLMLGIYGIFFELSNPGSILPGVVGGIFLILAFYALQMLPISYAGLALILFAIILFIAEIKVVSHGLLSVAGIISLFLGSLMLIESPTDYMRISLSVIIPAVAVSGGFFIFAVTKAIKARLTKPTTGKEGIIGETGVTVTPLTPEGKVAIHGEFWKAESEEPIEAGEKVQVVGIDNLVLKVKKL
- a CDS encoding slipin family protein; the encoded protein is MGSVPGLPSGLFFLIVFLVILAASAIKILREYERGVVFRLGRLIGAKGPGLIFIIPGIDKMIKVSLRTVTLDIPPQDVITRDNISIKVNAVVYFRVIDPNRAVTEVENYLYATSQLAQTTLRSIVGQFELDDLLSRRDKINIQLQEILDSHTDPWGIKVSLVETKGVDLPEEMRRAIARQAEAERERRAKIIHADGEYQAAEKLAQAANVIGANPAALQLRFLQTLTEVATEKNSTTIFPVPIDLLKPFLEKK
- a CDS encoding RNA methyltransferase, which codes for MGQRIVLDQITLVLVRPRFPENIGSVARAMKNMGLSRLAIVNGASPLHRNAFKLASGAEEILERAEEFPDLGEAISGMACVVGTTCREGKERTPLLSPGQLAKRLAPLSQRNLIGIVFGSEREGLTNEELSLCHLFARIPSSESFPSLNLSHAVAIFCYELFQWSGTFRRPPPSLATSEQLERLFSHMEHTLIRIGFLDPKHPKRMMRTLRRLFGRSKLDEREVRILHGIWSKVDWALENRRGGGDP